The sequence ATCTATTTTTCAATCGTAACGATGGCAACGGTGGGCTATGGAGATATCCATCCTCAAACGGGCCTAGGTAAAATTCTGACGATTATCATCATCGTTGGCGGAGTTGGGACATTTCTAAGTGTCGTTGCCAGTATTACGGATGTGTTTGTCAACCGGCGTGAAGAAAAAATCCGGCAGGAAAAGATTAATATGGTATCGGGATTGTTTTTCAGTGAAATGGGAAACGACCTTTTAAAACATTTTATTCAATTTGATGATGAAGTTGAGACCCTATACAAAAACTTAAAAATTTCGATAAAATGGGAAAATGAGGACTTCAACAAGGCATACGACCTAATAGAAAAACATCAGGTGTCAATCAATTCCCATAAAGGAGAAATGCAGGATTTATTAAAACACATGCAAAATCGGGCAGATTTACTTTTAAGATTAATTGAAAACCCAATTCTCCAAGAACACGAATTTTTTACCGAATTGCTGCGTGCCATATTCCATTTACGGGATGAACTCTCACACCGCAATAATTTATCCGAATTATTGGCTTCTGATCGTAAACACCTTGAAGGGGATATCTCAAGGGTCTATAAGTTGCTGATATTTGAATGGCTGCGTTATCTTCGCTATATCAAAAAAAATTATGGTTATCTTTTTTCTTTGGCCATTCGTACCAATCCTTTTGATCCGGACGCAACCATTGCGGTAAAAAGCTAAGGGTTTACTCAAAAGCCCGGATCAACCTCACCCCATCCAAACGAAGCCTGGCATCAAGTATCAGGGATTTAATACGTGCCTGGGCTTTGACCATGTTCTTTGCTTCTTCCACCGATATTCCGGGATTAATTTTTGCCAGGGTGACCAGGCGATCCGTTTCCCGGGTCAGCACCGTCTCCATTTCAGCTATGCCGCCAAGACGATGGGTCTGTGCCGTTTTTCGGGCCAGATCCTGACTTTTATCCAACATGTTTGGAAGCACATCTTGAACCACCTGGGGCAAACCCAGAAACCATCCCGGATCATCCGGAACCAGAGAAGATTCCCAGTTGGCAGGCAGATCCCATTCTTCTATGGGTTTTCCGCTATGGTCCACGACCACACGAATGGGCCGTGCCGGAAAAAACCTGTCGGCCAAAGACAAGTCCCCTTCAGGAAGATCCAAAAGAAAAAGCGATTCAAGCAACAGCCCCTGCCGTCCGGCACCGGATAGTCCGGCCACGGCAGCCTGCCCCTCCCCTTGGGTAATAAAATACTCCATCACCTGACGGACAAAAGGATGGTCCCAGGTCAAAAAATCAAGATCATCCCGGGCAATGGCTGTGGCCCTGTCAAAGGTGACAAATTTGCCTCCTCCGCTCAATGTGGGAAAATTTTCATCGGTCATGCGATCGGGTATAAAAGAGACCACTGAATTCCCCTCAACCTCAGTGATATGATCAGTTTCAATGCCGTAGACATCCAGCAGATCCGTCATTAAATTGTGAAGGTCTTGGGATTTTTCCGTTTGTTGAATTATTTGAATTAATGCATGGGCAGATTCCGGTTTAAAAGAGTTTAATTCAAGAAGAATATGGCGGCCCTGATTCAGGGTCTGGGAAATCTGAGCGACAAAGGCTGCCGTATCACCGATCAAACCCGCCATCTTCTGCTGGATTTCAGAATCTGTCGACCCATTCGGCTGTTTATCCGCCTGTTCCATCAACTGAACCACACGGGGTTTAAATTGGGTGTACACGGCATGCAGACCGTTGACGTTTTCTTTAAACAGGCCGATGCCCTGATCATACCACAAGGCCAAAATCTCATGGGAGGTGTTGCGGATATACGGTACATGGATGACAATTTTTTCTTTTTGGCCAATGCGGTCCACCCGGCCAATACGCTGCTCTAAAAGCTCCGGATTCACGGGAAGATCATAAAGAAAAAGGTGATGAACAAACTGAAAATTTCTTCCCTCACTGCCAATTTCAGAACAGACCAGCAGCCTTGCCCCTTCAGGATCAGCAAACCAAGCGGCCTGACGGTCTCGGGTCAACAGGTCCATGCTTTCGTCGAACCGGGCCGCATCCACGCTGATATGCGCTTTAAGCCCCTGAACCAACGCTTTTGCTGTCTGCCTTGAACGGCATATCACCAATATTTTCTCAGGCTTTAAAGAGAGGCATAATTGTGCAAGACAGGCGACTTTTGGGTCACCCGTTAGATCATCCTCCAGGGAAACCGCCCCTTCAAGGGGAATCAGGCTCACCTCTCTTTCAGGAAAGCCTTTGATGGAACGGCGCCTGTTTCTAAAAATCACCCTGCCGGGCCCAAAGGCGTCCAGCAACGACTGTGCGGACTCTCCACGGTCTAATTTTTCCCTGACTTCCTCTGCCACGGCTTTGTATCCGTCCAACTCTTTTACAAAAACTGAAAAATCATGATAACGATGGGGATCTAAAAGCCTTAACTGGGCAAAATGGGTTTCAACGCCCATCTGCTCGGGCGTTGCCGTCAAAAGCATCAGCCCCCGGGTTTCAGCATCCAAATCCGTCAAAAATTGATACAGGGACGAATCCTGGGCCATATGGTGGGCTTCATCCATAACCACCATATCCCATCCCGCGTTGATCAACAGCTTTTTGACGGGGTCCGAGGCATTTATAAACGATTCTGAACAAATCCCCTGCTGGTCCAGAAGGAAAGGATTCATGTCCGGCTCAGCCGAGGCAGCTTCTTTTACATAGTCGTCATCAAAAATCCGAAAAATCAAACTGAATTTTCGATACAACTCAATAAACCACTGATGAA is a genomic window of uncultured Desulfobacter sp. containing:
- a CDS encoding potassium channel family protein — its product is MNFRLKIYSALFIALLSVGIIGFMLFENMSLADAIYFSIVTMATVGYGDIHPQTGLGKILTIIIIVGGVGTFLSVVASITDVFVNRREEKIRQEKINMVSGLFFSEMGNDLLKHFIQFDDEVETLYKNLKISIKWENEDFNKAYDLIEKHQVSINSHKGEMQDLLKHMQNRADLLLRLIENPILQEHEFFTELLRAIFHLRDELSHRNNLSELLASDRKHLEGDISRVYKLLIFEWLRYLRYIKKNYGYLFSLAIRTNPFDPDATIAVKS
- a CDS encoding SNF2-related protein, which encodes MTNSLCKGQRWVSETEPELGLGILSSFDPRTITLHFPGSDCARTYSRAAAPIKRMRFQPGDRISAEDGIQMTVEKVEDNGGILTYFQGEKQLFESDLSSVLAVDMPFSKLLSGLAGTSAKFDLRYRIRSAQGAYQQSPARGFLGGQVDLIPHQFYIAGEVSGRYFPRVLLSDETGLGKTIEAGLIIHRLLVTSQMSRVLIIVPEALVHQWFIELYRKFSLIFRIFDDDYVKEAASAEPDMNPFLLDQQGICSESFINASDPVKKLLINAGWDMVVMDEAHHMAQDSSLYQFLTDLDAETRGLMLLTATPEQMGVETHFAQLRLLDPHRYHDFSVFVKELDGYKAVAEEVREKLDRGESAQSLLDAFGPGRVIFRNRRRSIKGFPEREVSLIPLEGAVSLEDDLTGDPKVACLAQLCLSLKPEKILVICRSRQTAKALVQGLKAHISVDAARFDESMDLLTRDRQAAWFADPEGARLLVCSEIGSEGRNFQFVHHLFLYDLPVNPELLEQRIGRVDRIGQKEKIVIHVPYIRNTSHEILALWYDQGIGLFKENVNGLHAVYTQFKPRVVQLMEQADKQPNGSTDSEIQQKMAGLIGDTAAFVAQISQTLNQGRHILLELNSFKPESAHALIQIIQQTEKSQDLHNLMTDLLDVYGIETDHITEVEGNSVVSFIPDRMTDENFPTLSGGGKFVTFDRATAIARDDLDFLTWDHPFVRQVMEYFITQGEGQAAVAGLSGAGRQGLLLESLFLLDLPEGDLSLADRFFPARPIRVVVDHSGKPIEEWDLPANWESSLVPDDPGWFLGLPQVVQDVLPNMLDKSQDLARKTAQTHRLGGIAEMETVLTRETDRLVTLAKINPGISVEEAKNMVKAQARIKSLILDARLRLDGVRLIRAFE